In the Juglans microcarpa x Juglans regia isolate MS1-56 chromosome 6D, Jm3101_v1.0, whole genome shotgun sequence genome, one interval contains:
- the LOC121234473 gene encoding transcription termination factor 1-like isoform X2, whose product MAGVNVLGKNSLTDAEVGNKRESSNGEVLEKAEPVKKKRKKENKKINNDMGAGLPEIVTDKPSDNREGVDKNQSIGNQGNAYSYKNEIGERNLGAVSAEDDKDVKQKKKKKVQSDKHVSEGNEIGENNLHAVSAVVDNKDAKQKKNKKANPGKHVSEANCDKGAEDDKDAKQKKKEKKKKMVKSDKHHEIGERNLHAVSTKDDNKDAEPKKKKKKKAESGKHVSEGNCGKDAAITKKDFGTTYENSTPGRTSKRVSFSDRVEVFTSSDGPIDSNQDDNLIRGKRFSREEDEMIKKAVLNYIEAKGLGDEGLNMVLHCKSHPEHKNCWKDIAAALPWRPFKSVYYRAHILFERSEERKCTNEEYELIRSFHEKHGSEWRKLADVLGKHRIHVKDTWRRIRLPNMKKGRWSQDEYQKLFDLVNMDLRMKFFEEKKSKHGMLRDNIAWEAISNSLSTRSNVLCCQKWYTQLTSPMVAEGIWADADDYRLVDALYALDACCIEDVDWDNLLEHRSGDVCWRRWDQMLKHIGEHASKSFTEQVKVLSKRYCTNVLEARETYDSKSAVL is encoded by the coding sequence ATGGCGGGTGTTAATGTTCTAGGGAAGAATAGCTTGACTGATGCAGAGGTTGGAAATAAAAGGGAGAGCTCTAACGGAGAAGTGTTGGAAAAGGCTGAGCCTgtaaagaagaagagaaagaaagagaataaaaaaattaataatgatatGGGAGCTGGACTACCGGAGATCGTAACTGACAAACCAAGTGACAATAGAGAGGGAGTTGACAAAAATCAATCTATTGGCAATCAAGGCAATGCTTATTCATATAAGAATGAGATTGGAGAGAGAAACTTAGGCGCTGTTAGTGCAGAAGATGACAAGGATGTAaagcagaaaaagaagaagaaggtccAATCAGATAAACATGTTTCAGAAGGAAATGAGATTGGGGAGAATAACCTTCATGCTGTTAGTGCAGTAGTTGACAACAAGGACGCGAAGcagaaaaagaacaagaaggCCAATCCAGGTAAACATGTTTCAGAAGCAAATTGTGATAAAGGTGCCGAAGATGACAAGGATGCCAAGcagaaaaagaaggagaagaagaagaagatggtcaAATCAGATAAACATCATGAGATTGGGGAGAGGAACCTACATGCTGTTAGCACTAAAGATGACAACAAGGATGCCGAGccgaaaaagaagaagaagaagaaagcggAATCAGGTAAACATGTTTCAGAAGGAAATTGTGGTAAAGATGCAGCAATAACCAAGAAAGATTTTGGGACCACTTATGAGAATTCTACACCTGGACGAACGTCTAAGAGAGTGAGTTTCTCAGATCGTGTGGAGGTTTTTACTTCATCTGATGGTCCAATTGATAGTAATCAGGATGACAACTTAATACGTGGCAAAAGGTTTTCacgagaagaagatgagatgattAAAAAGGCCGTTCTAAACTATATTGAAGCAAAGGGCTTAGGTGATGAAGGCCTAAACATGGTTCTCCACTGCAAGTCTCATCCTGAACATAAAAATTGTTGGAAGGATATAGCAGCAGCCTTACCTTGGAGGCCTTTCAAGAGTGTATATTATCGAGcccatattttgtttgaaaggaGTGAAGAGAGGAAATGTACCAATGAAGAGTATGAACTTATTCGAAGTTTCCATGAAAAACATGGATCAGAATGGAGAAAGTTGGCTGATGTTCTTGGCAAACATAGGATTCATGTAAAGGATACATGGCGAAGAATAAGATTGCCCAATATGAAGAAAGGTCGTTGGTCCCAAGATGAGTATCAAAAACTATTTGATTTAGTTAACATGGATTTGCGCATGAAGttctttgaagaaaagaaatccaAACACGGTATGTTGCGAGATAATATTGCTTGGGAAGCCATTAGCAACAGTTTATCCACCAGAAGCAACGTTTTGTGTTGCCAAAAATGGTATACCCAATTAACGTCACCTATGGTAGCTGAAGGTATATGGGCGGATGCTGACGACTATCGCCTAGTGGATGCTCTTTATGCCTTGGATGCTTGCTGCATTGAAGATGTGGATTGGGATAATCTGCTTGAGCATAGGTCTGGGGATGTATGTTGGAGGCGTTGGGATCAGATGCTCAAACATATTGGTGAGCATGCCAGCAAGTCATTTACCGAACAAGTTAAAGTCCTCTCCAAACGGTATTGCACAAACGTACTTGAAGCAAGAGAGACCTATGATAGCAAGTCTGCAGTTTTGTGA
- the LOC121234473 gene encoding transcription termination factor 1-like isoform X1 yields MAGVNVLGKNSLTDAEVGNKRESSNGEVLEKAEPVKKKRKKENKKINNDMGAGLPEIVTDKPSDNREGVDKNQSIGNQGNAYSYKNEIGERNLGAVSAEDDKDVKQKKKKKVQSDKHVSEGNEIGENNLHAVSAVVDNKDAKQKKNKKANPGKHVSEANCDKGAEDDKDAKQKKKEKKKKMVKSDKHHEIGERNLHAVSTKDDNKDAEPKKKKKKKAESGKHVSEGNCGKDAAITKKDFGTTYENSTPGRTSKRVSFSDRVEVFTSSDGPIDSNQDDNLIRGKRFSREEDEMIKKAVLNYIEAKGLGDEGLNMVLHCKSHPEHKNCWKDIAAALPWRPFKSVYYRAHILFERSEERKCTNEEYELIRSFHEKHGSEWRKLADVLGKHRIHVKDTWRRIRLPNMKKGRWSQDEYQKLFDLVNMDLRMKFFEEKKSKHGMLRDNIAWEAISNSLSTRSNVLCCQKWYTQLTSPMVAEGIWADADDYRLVDALYALDACCIEDVDWDNLLEHRSGDVCWRRWDQMLKHIGEHASKSFTEQVKVLSKRMHKTVYRGYGASSYEEPLCSSD; encoded by the coding sequence ATGGCGGGTGTTAATGTTCTAGGGAAGAATAGCTTGACTGATGCAGAGGTTGGAAATAAAAGGGAGAGCTCTAACGGAGAAGTGTTGGAAAAGGCTGAGCCTgtaaagaagaagagaaagaaagagaataaaaaaattaataatgatatGGGAGCTGGACTACCGGAGATCGTAACTGACAAACCAAGTGACAATAGAGAGGGAGTTGACAAAAATCAATCTATTGGCAATCAAGGCAATGCTTATTCATATAAGAATGAGATTGGAGAGAGAAACTTAGGCGCTGTTAGTGCAGAAGATGACAAGGATGTAaagcagaaaaagaagaagaaggtccAATCAGATAAACATGTTTCAGAAGGAAATGAGATTGGGGAGAATAACCTTCATGCTGTTAGTGCAGTAGTTGACAACAAGGACGCGAAGcagaaaaagaacaagaaggCCAATCCAGGTAAACATGTTTCAGAAGCAAATTGTGATAAAGGTGCCGAAGATGACAAGGATGCCAAGcagaaaaagaaggagaagaagaagaagatggtcaAATCAGATAAACATCATGAGATTGGGGAGAGGAACCTACATGCTGTTAGCACTAAAGATGACAACAAGGATGCCGAGccgaaaaagaagaagaagaagaaagcggAATCAGGTAAACATGTTTCAGAAGGAAATTGTGGTAAAGATGCAGCAATAACCAAGAAAGATTTTGGGACCACTTATGAGAATTCTACACCTGGACGAACGTCTAAGAGAGTGAGTTTCTCAGATCGTGTGGAGGTTTTTACTTCATCTGATGGTCCAATTGATAGTAATCAGGATGACAACTTAATACGTGGCAAAAGGTTTTCacgagaagaagatgagatgattAAAAAGGCCGTTCTAAACTATATTGAAGCAAAGGGCTTAGGTGATGAAGGCCTAAACATGGTTCTCCACTGCAAGTCTCATCCTGAACATAAAAATTGTTGGAAGGATATAGCAGCAGCCTTACCTTGGAGGCCTTTCAAGAGTGTATATTATCGAGcccatattttgtttgaaaggaGTGAAGAGAGGAAATGTACCAATGAAGAGTATGAACTTATTCGAAGTTTCCATGAAAAACATGGATCAGAATGGAGAAAGTTGGCTGATGTTCTTGGCAAACATAGGATTCATGTAAAGGATACATGGCGAAGAATAAGATTGCCCAATATGAAGAAAGGTCGTTGGTCCCAAGATGAGTATCAAAAACTATTTGATTTAGTTAACATGGATTTGCGCATGAAGttctttgaagaaaagaaatccaAACACGGTATGTTGCGAGATAATATTGCTTGGGAAGCCATTAGCAACAGTTTATCCACCAGAAGCAACGTTTTGTGTTGCCAAAAATGGTATACCCAATTAACGTCACCTATGGTAGCTGAAGGTATATGGGCGGATGCTGACGACTATCGCCTAGTGGATGCTCTTTATGCCTTGGATGCTTGCTGCATTGAAGATGTGGATTGGGATAATCTGCTTGAGCATAGGTCTGGGGATGTATGTTGGAGGCGTTGGGATCAGATGCTCAAACATATTGGTGAGCATGCCAGCAAGTCATTTACCGAACAAGTTAAAGTCCTCTCCAAACG